The following proteins come from a genomic window of Campylobacter concisus:
- the serS gene encoding serine--tRNA ligase, protein MINLKLLETNYDEFVKKLEGKNVKAGLLDELLQTFNELKQKRKALENFQAIQNAKSKELGIKARAGEDVSELKNELNLNKTALADAENIVKSYEEKLEQISFNVPNITDDDVPFGKDEDDNVCIKTVLEPRKFDFSPKEHWELGESLGWLDFERGAKLSGSRFTVLRGMGARLSRALVNYMIDFNSARGFELVNVPYLVNSNTLFGTGQLPKFEDDLYKVRNEDLYLIPTSEVPVTNLYNDTIIEAEQLPIKMTCYSACFRQEAGSAGRDTRGMIRQHQFEKVELVSITRPDQSEDVLNEMVACASDLLTSLGLPHRHMLLCSGDLGFSAAKTIDLEVWLPGQGKYREISSISNTRDFQARRAKIRFKDGKKNMLVNTLNGSSLAVGRTLIAIMENYQKADGTIEIPEVLKRYM, encoded by the coding sequence ATGATAAATTTAAAACTACTCGAGACAAATTACGATGAATTTGTAAAAAAGCTTGAGGGCAAAAATGTAAAAGCTGGGCTACTTGACGAGCTTTTACAAACTTTTAACGAGCTAAAACAAAAACGTAAAGCACTTGAAAATTTCCAAGCGATCCAAAACGCAAAGAGCAAAGAGCTTGGCATAAAGGCAAGAGCTGGCGAAGATGTAAGCGAGCTTAAAAATGAGCTAAATTTAAATAAAACCGCCCTTGCTGACGCTGAAAATATTGTAAAAAGCTACGAAGAAAAATTAGAGCAAATTTCATTTAATGTGCCAAATATCACCGATGATGACGTACCTTTTGGCAAAGACGAAGATGACAATGTCTGCATCAAAACGGTGCTTGAGCCACGTAAATTTGACTTTAGTCCAAAAGAACACTGGGAACTAGGCGAGAGTCTTGGTTGGCTTGACTTTGAAAGAGGTGCAAAACTCTCTGGATCACGCTTTACCGTGCTTCGTGGTATGGGAGCAAGGCTAAGTAGAGCACTTGTAAACTACATGATCGATTTTAACAGTGCTCGTGGATTTGAGCTTGTAAATGTGCCGTATCTTGTAAACTCGAACACGCTTTTTGGCACCGGTCAGCTTCCAAAATTTGAAGATGATCTTTACAAAGTGCGCAATGAGGATCTTTACCTCATCCCAACTAGCGAAGTGCCTGTGACAAATCTATACAATGACACGATCATTGAAGCTGAGCAGTTACCTATAAAGATGACTTGCTACTCAGCATGCTTCCGCCAAGAGGCAGGCTCAGCAGGACGTGACACTAGAGGTATGATCCGCCAGCACCAGTTTGAAAAGGTCGAGCTAGTAAGTATCACAAGACCTGATCAAAGCGAAGACGTGCTAAATGAAATGGTAGCGTGTGCGAGCGATCTACTAACTAGCCTTGGGCTTCCTCACCGCCATATGCTTCTTTGCAGTGGTGACCTAGGCTTTAGCGCGGCAAAGACGATAGACCTTGAGGTTTGGTTGCCTGGTCAAGGTAAATATAGAGAGATTAGCTCTATTTCCAACACTCGTGATTTTCAAGCAAGGCGTGCAAAAATTCGCTTTAAAGATGGCAAGAAAAATATGCTTGTAAATACGCTAAATGGCTCAAGTCTAGCTGTGGGTAGGACTCTTATTGCCATTATGGAAAACTATCAAAAGGCAGATGGTACTATCGAAATTCCAGAAGTTCTTAAAAGGTATATGTAG
- the trpS gene encoding tryptophan--tRNA ligase has product MRVLTGLQPSGKLHLGNYFASIKQMVDMQEQNEMFMFIANYHAMTSLSEARALKQNTFEAACAFLALGIDPNKSIFWVQSDVKDVLELYWVLSQHTPMGLLERAHSYKDKVAKGLSSHHGLFSYPVLMAADILLYNAQIVPVGKDQIQHVEIARDIAIKFNNEHGEIFTLPEAKIDENVATVPGTNGEKMSKSYGNTIDIFADAKTLKKQISSIVTDGTPLEEPKQWQNCNVYNIAKLFLDESGQKELQARYERGGEGHGHFKAYLNELIWDYFKDAREKFEHYQNNPGEVSGILEIGAKKASNVAQTTIKKVREAVGIY; this is encoded by the coding sequence ATGAGAGTATTAACCGGCCTCCAACCCTCCGGCAAACTACACCTTGGCAACTACTTTGCCTCGATAAAGCAGATGGTTGATATGCAAGAGCAAAATGAGATGTTTATGTTTATAGCAAACTACCACGCGATGACGAGCCTTAGCGAGGCCAGAGCCCTAAAGCAAAATACTTTTGAGGCTGCGTGTGCGTTTTTGGCACTTGGGATCGATCCAAACAAAAGCATATTTTGGGTGCAAAGTGACGTTAAAGACGTGCTTGAGCTTTACTGGGTACTAAGTCAGCACACGCCTATGGGCCTACTTGAGCGCGCGCATAGTTACAAAGATAAAGTCGCAAAAGGTCTTAGCTCGCACCACGGACTCTTTAGCTATCCAGTTTTGATGGCAGCTGACATTTTGCTTTATAATGCGCAGATCGTACCCGTGGGCAAAGACCAGATCCAGCACGTAGAAATCGCACGTGATATTGCGATAAAATTTAACAACGAACATGGAGAAATTTTTACATTGCCTGAGGCGAAGATCGATGAAAATGTTGCCACCGTGCCTGGCACAAACGGTGAAAAGATGAGCAAAAGCTATGGCAATACAATCGACATCTTTGCCGATGCCAAAACGCTTAAAAAGCAAATTTCTAGCATCGTGACAGACGGCACGCCACTTGAAGAGCCAAAGCAGTGGCAAAACTGCAACGTATATAATATAGCCAAACTTTTCTTAGACGAGAGTGGGCAAAAAGAGCTTCAAGCTAGATATGAGCGTGGTGGCGAGGGTCATGGGCACTTTAAAGCTTATCTAAATGAGCTTATTTGGGACTATTTTAAAGATGCGAGAGAGAAATTTGAGCATTATCAAAATAATCCTGGCGAAGTGTCTGGAATTTTAGAAATAGGAGCCAAAAAGGCAAGTAATGTTGCTCAAACAACAATAAAAAAAGTTCGTGAAGCAGTCGGAATTTATTAA
- a CDS encoding shikimate kinase: MKTKNNNIVLIGFMGVGKGTTARALSKALKTMNLDCDDLLESSQNMKIKAIFEEYGEEHFRQLEKDLAKFLATNVKNAIISTGGGFAKVKNLKKIGTVIYLKASFDAIMQRLKNSKNSEKKLAKRPLLSDLKRAEALHLEREELYEKKADYIVEVEGKTPKQIVKEIRMLLKI; the protein is encoded by the coding sequence ATGAAAACAAAGAATAATAATATCGTTTTGATAGGATTTATGGGCGTTGGCAAGGGCACGACTGCAAGGGCGTTAAGCAAGGCGTTAAAGACAATGAACCTTGACTGCGACGACCTACTGGAGAGCTCACAAAACATGAAGATAAAGGCTATCTTTGAAGAGTACGGAGAGGAGCATTTTAGGCAGCTTGAAAAGGATCTGGCTAAATTTCTAGCAACAAATGTCAAAAATGCAATCATCTCAACTGGCGGAGGCTTTGCGAAGGTTAAAAATTTAAAGAAAATTGGCACCGTGATCTATCTAAAAGCTAGTTTTGATGCGATCATGCAAAGGCTAAAAAATAGCAAAAATAGCGAGAAAAAACTCGCTAAACGTCCGCTTTTAAGTGATCTAAAAAGAGCTGAGGCGTTACATCTGGAGCGAGAGGAGCTTTATGAGAAAAAGGCTGATTACATCGTCGAAGTCGAGGGCAAAACTCCAAAGCAAATCGTAAAAGAGATAAGGATGCTTTTAAAAATTTAA
- the der gene encoding ribosome biogenesis GTPase Der, which yields MQKVILVGKPNVGKSSLFNRLAGRRIAITSDVSGTTRDTNKAKIEVEGKECILIDSGGLDDSSELFKNVKAKTLAEARNSDVILYMVDGKRMPDDEDRAIFYELNKLNLPIALVINKIDSKKDEQREWEFISFGAKNTFGISVSHNTGVDELSMWLAKHIEDKVQIKADTSEDFEDFLENYNDEGELSDEIDYENKNIRVGIIGRVNVGKSSLLNALVKESRAVVSDVAGTTIDPVNEIYEHDGRVFEFVDTAGIRKRGKIEGIERYALNRTEKILEETDVALLVLDSSEPLTELDERIAGIASKFELGVIIVLNKWDKSSEEFDELCKEIKDRFKFLAYAPIISVSALGGKRVHKIYPLIVEIYKNYTQKIQTSKLNEVIGEATKAHPLPRDKGRVVKIYYAVQFKTAPIMIALIMNRPKCLHFSYKRYLTNKLRESFSLAGVPIVLIPKKRGESDENKE from the coding sequence TTGCAAAAAGTAATATTAGTAGGCAAGCCAAATGTCGGCAAAAGCTCACTTTTTAACCGCTTAGCTGGTCGTCGTATCGCTATAACAAGCGATGTTAGCGGCACGACAAGAGATACGAACAAAGCTAAGATCGAGGTTGAGGGCAAAGAGTGCATTTTAATCGACAGCGGTGGCCTTGATGATAGTAGCGAGCTTTTTAAAAACGTAAAAGCAAAGACCTTAGCAGAGGCTAGAAATTCAGACGTTATCTTGTATATGGTCGATGGCAAAAGGATGCCAGATGACGAGGATAGAGCCATTTTTTACGAGCTTAACAAGCTAAATTTACCAATCGCTCTAGTCATCAACAAAATCGACAGCAAAAAAGATGAGCAAAGGGAGTGGGAATTTATAAGCTTTGGCGCGAAAAACACCTTTGGAATTTCAGTAAGCCACAACACTGGCGTTGATGAGCTTAGCATGTGGCTAGCAAAGCACATAGAAGATAAAGTGCAGATAAAGGCTGACACGAGTGAAGATTTTGAGGATTTTTTAGAAAACTATAACGACGAGGGCGAGCTAAGCGACGAGATAGACTATGAGAACAAAAACATAAGAGTGGGCATCATAGGCCGCGTAAATGTCGGCAAAAGCTCACTTCTAAACGCTCTTGTAAAAGAGAGTCGCGCTGTCGTTAGCGACGTGGCAGGCACTACGATCGACCCAGTCAATGAAATTTACGAGCATGATGGCAGAGTTTTTGAGTTTGTTGATACTGCAGGTATTAGAAAGCGTGGCAAGATCGAAGGCATCGAGAGATACGCGCTAAATAGAACTGAGAAAATTTTAGAAGAGACAGACGTAGCTCTACTCGTACTTGATAGCTCTGAGCCACTAACTGAGCTTGATGAGCGTATCGCTGGCATCGCTTCGAAATTTGAGCTTGGCGTCATCATCGTGCTAAACAAATGGGACAAAAGTAGCGAAGAATTTGACGAGCTTTGCAAGGAGATAAAAGATAGGTTTAAATTCTTAGCATATGCGCCGATAATTAGCGTCTCGGCACTTGGTGGCAAAAGAGTACATAAAATTTATCCGCTAATAGTTGAAATTTATAAAAACTACACTCAAAAAATCCAAACTTCAAAGCTAAATGAGGTGATCGGCGAAGCGACCAAGGCACACCCTCTGCCACGAGATAAAGGCAGAGTTGTGAAAATTTACTACGCAGTGCAGTTTAAGACAGCACCTATCATGATAGCGCTCATAATGAACCGCCCAAAATGCTTGCACTTTAGCTACAAACGCTACCTAACAAACAAGCTTAGAGAGAGCTTTAGCCTAGCTGGCGTGCCTATCGTGCTAATCCCTAAAAAACGTGGAGAGAGCGATGAAAACAAAGAATAA
- a CDS encoding DMT family transporter: MLKRFYISHLGIFYMLFACFMFAVTGAFAKYLSKDMPSIEVVFFRNLIGLFIVIYAIYRFPFKQAGGHFFLLMFRGFVGTVALFAFFYNVAHVNLATAFTFQKTNPIFTAILAAFIFKERLSSLGWFAVFLGFGGILLVIQPNLGISKTDIIGVWSGLGAAIAYTSVKELNKSYGTNVIVLSFMLWGSFLPLICMGLAEFFTYEPLDFLFSKFSMPSWYNVVFILLMGLSGYFFQSYMTKAFAVGKKAGVIAAVSYADVIFTLIIGYFMGDALPNHLALVGIILVVVSGILVVREK, from the coding sequence ATGTTAAAAAGGTTTTATATTTCGCATCTTGGCATTTTTTATATGCTCTTTGCTTGCTTTATGTTTGCTGTTACTGGCGCATTTGCAAAGTATCTTAGCAAGGATATGCCATCTATCGAAGTTGTATTTTTTAGAAATTTAATAGGCCTTTTTATCGTCATTTATGCCATTTATAGATTTCCATTTAAGCAAGCTGGTGGACACTTTTTTTTGTTAATGTTTCGTGGCTTTGTCGGCACGGTCGCACTTTTTGCTTTTTTTTACAATGTCGCTCATGTAAATTTGGCCACAGCCTTTACATTTCAAAAGACAAATCCAATCTTTACAGCCATCCTCGCAGCCTTTATTTTCAAAGAGCGTCTAAGCTCACTTGGCTGGTTTGCTGTATTTTTGGGATTTGGTGGAATTTTGCTTGTTATCCAGCCAAATTTAGGCATAAGCAAGACTGATATTATCGGTGTTTGGAGCGGCCTTGGTGCGGCGATCGCATACACAAGCGTAAAGGAGCTAAACAAGAGTTACGGTACAAATGTTATCGTGCTAAGTTTTATGCTTTGGGGCTCGTTTTTGCCACTTATTTGCATGGGTTTGGCAGAATTTTTCACCTACGAGCCACTTGATTTTTTATTTTCAAAATTTAGCATGCCAAGCTGGTATAACGTTGTTTTTATCTTGCTAATGGGGCTTAGTGGATATTTTTTTCAGTCGTACATGACAAAGGCGTTCGCTGTTGGTAAAAAGGCTGGAGTGATCGCTGCAGTTAGCTACGCGGATGTTATTTTTACACTTATTATTGGCTATTTTATGGGCGATGCGTTACCAAATCACCTAGCGCTTGTAGGCATCATACTTGTCGTGGTTAGTGGAATTTTAGTTGTTAGAGAAAAATAA
- the kdsA gene encoding 3-deoxy-8-phosphooctulonate synthase, with protein MILIAGPCVIESEQLVFDVAKRLVKFNEDKRIDFYFKSSFDKANRTSISSFRGPGLEKGCEILAKVKKEFGFKILTDIHESYQAGPVGEVADVLQIPAFLCRQTDLLVAAAKTKAVVNIKKGQFLAASAMKHSVKKVLETRGVSGDGYEVAKQNGVWLTERGSTFGYGNLVVDMRNLVLMREYAPVIFDATHSVQMPSALGEKSGGDARFVPYLARAAAAAGVDGFFYETHVNPCEALCDGPNMLNLDELNANIAQIFKIKDALGDAN; from the coding sequence ATGATATTAATAGCAGGGCCTTGCGTCATCGAGAGCGAACAGCTCGTTTTTGACGTGGCAAAAAGGCTGGTTAAATTTAACGAAGATAAGCGGATAGATTTTTATTTCAAATCAAGCTTTGACAAGGCAAATCGCACGAGCATAAGCTCATTTCGCGGGCCCGGACTTGAAAAAGGGTGCGAAATTTTAGCCAAGGTAAAAAAGGAATTCGGTTTTAAAATTTTAACCGATATCCACGAGAGTTATCAGGCTGGGCCTGTTGGCGAAGTGGCCGACGTGCTGCAAATCCCAGCGTTTTTGTGCCGCCAGACCGATCTGCTCGTGGCTGCGGCTAAGACAAAAGCCGTGGTAAATATCAAAAAAGGGCAGTTTTTAGCGGCGTCAGCTATGAAGCATTCTGTTAAAAAAGTGCTAGAAACGCGCGGCGTGAGCGGCGATGGATACGAGGTTGCTAAGCAAAACGGAGTGTGGCTAACGGAGCGTGGAAGTACCTTTGGCTACGGAAATTTAGTCGTAGATATGCGAAATTTGGTGCTCATGCGCGAATACGCGCCCGTGATTTTCGACGCTACTCACAGCGTACAAATGCCAAGCGCTCTTGGCGAAAAAAGCGGCGGGGACGCGAGATTCGTGCCTTATCTAGCGCGAGCTGCGGCAGCTGCCGGCGTGGATGGATTTTTTTACGAGACGCACGTAAATCCTTGCGAGGCGCTTTGCGACGGGCCGAATATGTTAAATTTGGACGAGCTAAACGCAAATATCGCTCAAATTTTTAAGATAAAAGACGCCTTAGGCGATGCAAACTAA
- a CDS encoding DMT family transporter, producing MQTKGFLWVLGGAVAECGWAYGLKQAQDAVGFALTAALVCVSFVSFMKAMKYLPVSVAYTVFVGFGAFFIVVAESVSEYSSSGQTPDLLRLFFIATLIAGVLGLKRLKS from the coding sequence ATGCAAACTAAGGGCTTTTTGTGGGTGCTAGGCGGCGCGGTCGCCGAGTGCGGCTGGGCGTATGGGCTAAAACAGGCCCAAGATGCCGTAGGATTCGCGCTTACTGCCGCGTTAGTCTGCGTTAGCTTCGTATCGTTTATGAAGGCTATGAAATACTTGCCCGTTAGCGTTGCATATACCGTATTTGTGGGATTTGGAGCGTTTTTTATCGTGGTCGCCGAAAGCGTTAGCGAATACAGCTCAAGCGGCCAGACGCCAGATCTCTTGCGGCTATTTTTCATAGCGACGCTGATCGCGGGCGTGCTGGGGTTAAAAAGGCTAAAATCTTGA
- a CDS encoding DMT family transporter: MTHVLALLAAGCCEVSGVFFLTKFQKSFGVKKAANFLILVANFAISLWLLGYAMQAMAMSVAYAIWTGIGAVGAVGVGVIFNGEKMSAQKAFYLSLITLSAVMLKII; encoded by the coding sequence TTGACGCATGTTTTGGCTCTTTTGGCGGCCGGGTGTTGCGAAGTCTCGGGCGTATTTTTTCTAACCAAATTTCAAAAAAGCTTCGGCGTGAAAAAGGCGGCGAATTTTTTGATTTTAGTTGCAAATTTTGCCATTTCGCTCTGGCTTTTGGGCTACGCGATGCAGGCGATGGCGATGTCTGTGGCTTACGCGATTTGGACCGGTATCGGAGCGGTCGGGGCCGTGGGCGTCGGAGTGATTTTTAACGGCGAAAAAATGAGCGCGCAAAAGGCGTTTTATCTATCGCTAATAACGCTAAGCGCGGTAATGTTAAAAATAATCTAA
- a CDS encoding cation diffusion facilitator family transporter translates to MEVVEQVTSRDKSIVKTGLIGIVTNAILAAMKAVVGFASGSIAIILDAVNNLSDALSSVITIVGIKIAGKSPDKEHPFGYGRVEYLTAIVIGVIILYTGGTSVVESAKKIISPSTPNYDTVLLALIAILVAVKFALGLYTQKVGQKVNSDSLIASGVEAKFDALISLGTLLAALVFVFFGVSLEAYLGVIISLLLIKAALEILRDAIDKILGARMPSGDSSEIYQCVRSFDGVLGAYDLIFNDYGPDKKLGSVHIEVAYDMNAAQIDALTRRIQNEVFAKFNIVLDTIGIYAFDKEDNATRLNVEKIVFGHKFIK, encoded by the coding sequence TTGGAGGTAGTAGAGCAGGTCACGTCGCGAGATAAATCCATCGTAAAAACAGGCCTCATAGGCATAGTGACAAATGCCATTTTAGCGGCTATGAAGGCGGTAGTGGGCTTTGCTAGTGGCTCGATCGCTATCATTTTAGATGCGGTAAATAACCTAAGCGACGCTCTCTCGTCGGTCATTACCATTGTCGGCATAAAAATAGCCGGGAAAAGCCCTGACAAGGAGCATCCATTTGGCTACGGCAGAGTGGAGTACCTAACGGCTATCGTTATAGGCGTGATCATACTTTATACAGGCGGCACGTCCGTGGTCGAGTCGGCCAAAAAGATCATCTCGCCAAGCACCCCAAACTACGACACTGTCTTGCTCGCACTGATAGCCATTTTGGTAGCAGTCAAATTTGCACTTGGGCTTTACACACAAAAAGTCGGTCAAAAGGTAAATTCTGACTCGCTCATAGCAAGCGGAGTGGAGGCAAAATTTGACGCTCTCATCTCGCTTGGTACGCTTTTGGCGGCTTTGGTTTTTGTATTTTTTGGCGTTAGCCTTGAGGCATATCTTGGTGTGATCATATCGCTACTTCTTATCAAGGCGGCACTTGAAATTTTACGTGACGCGATAGATAAAATTTTAGGCGCAAGGATGCCTAGTGGCGATAGCTCGGAAATTTATCAGTGTGTACGCTCGTTTGATGGCGTGCTTGGGGCGTATGACCTTATCTTTAACGACTACGGCCCAGACAAGAAGCTAGGTAGCGTGCATATAGAGGTGGCGTACGATATGAACGCTGCGCAGATAGACGCACTTACTAGACGTATACAAAACGAAGTTTTTGCGAAATTTAACATAGTTTTAGATACCATTGGCATCTATGCGTTTGATAAAGAGGACAACGCAACAAGGCTAAACGTCGAAAAGATAGTTTTTGGACATAAATTTATCAAGTAA
- the ribH gene encoding 6,7-dimethyl-8-ribityllumazine synthase, producing MKIIEGNLALKGGEKVAIVGARFNHIITDRLVEGARDAFLRHGGDEVNLSLILVPGAFEIPMALEKALASGKFDAVCCVGAVIRGSTPHFDYVSAETTKGIANVTLKYGKPVTFGVLTVDSIEQAIERAGSKAGNKGFEAMTGVIEMLNLYKNLEA from the coding sequence ATGAAAATAATCGAAGGAAATTTGGCTTTAAAAGGCGGCGAGAAGGTCGCCATAGTAGGTGCTAGATTTAACCACATCATTACCGATAGGCTGGTAGAGGGCGCGAGGGACGCGTTTTTGCGCCACGGCGGAGACGAGGTGAATTTGAGCCTCATTTTGGTGCCGGGCGCGTTTGAGATACCGATGGCACTTGAAAAGGCTCTGGCTAGCGGCAAATTTGACGCCGTTTGCTGCGTGGGAGCAGTGATCCGCGGCTCTACGCCTCACTTTGACTACGTGAGCGCCGAGACGACCAAGGGCATCGCAAACGTCACGCTAAAATACGGCAAACCGGTGACCTTTGGCGTGCTAACGGTAGATAGCATCGAGCAGGCCATCGAGAGAGCGGGCTCAAAGGCCGGAAACAAGGGCTTTGAGGCGATGACGGGCGTGATCGAGATGCTAAATTTGTATAAAAATTTGGAGGCGTAA
- the nusB gene encoding transcription antitermination factor NusB — protein sequence MATRHQVRQAVVSLLYSNEINPVTATFEEEFLEEKKIRNERKYEAQQTFKEVLANKEKLDEILKPYLKDGDFSKVGATELAILRLGLYEMKFSQTDKAVIINEAIELAKELGSDQAPKFINGVLDKLKGDL from the coding sequence ATGGCGACTCGTCATCAGGTCAGGCAGGCTGTCGTTTCGCTACTATACTCAAACGAGATAAATCCGGTAACTGCTACATTTGAAGAGGAATTTTTGGAAGAAAAAAAGATAAGAAACGAGCGAAAATATGAGGCGCAGCAGACCTTTAAAGAGGTGCTCGCAAATAAAGAAAAACTAGATGAAATTTTAAAGCCATATCTAAAAGACGGCGATTTTAGCAAGGTTGGTGCAACCGAACTAGCCATCCTTAGACTTGGGCTTTATGAAATGAAATTTAGCCAAACTGATAAAGCAGTTATCATAAACGAAGCGATCGAGCTTGCGAAAGAACTTGGAAGTGATCAGGCACCAAAATTTATAAATGGCGTACTTGATAAGCTAAAGGGCGATCTGTGA
- the pyrF gene encoding orotidine-5'-phosphate decarboxylase encodes MRLCVALDMASREENLALVRELKGLDLWLKVGLRSYLRDGAKFIEELKGIEGFKIFLDLKLYDIPNTMADAAEVVSKIGVDMINVHASAGERAMKTVIDRLAGLGNRPLVLAVSALTSFNESEFEMVYNDTLARSVRKFSRMSFKSGLDGMVCSVFESKLIKDVTNEKFITLCPGVRPFGESAGDQKRVANLVSAKQEGSDFIVVGRPIYENANPREICERILEQI; translated from the coding sequence GTGAGGCTCTGTGTTGCACTTGATATGGCTAGTCGTGAAGAGAATTTAGCCCTTGTTCGCGAGCTAAAAGGGCTTGATCTTTGGCTAAAAGTGGGACTTAGAAGCTATCTTAGGGATGGGGCAAAATTTATAGAAGAGCTAAAAGGGATTGAAGGTTTTAAAATTTTTCTTGATCTAAAACTTTATGACATACCAAATACGATGGCAGACGCGGCTGAAGTCGTATCAAAAATCGGCGTAGATATGATAAATGTGCATGCTAGTGCTGGCGAGCGTGCGATGAAGACAGTTATAGATAGGCTAGCTGGTCTTGGCAACCGTCCTTTAGTGCTCGCAGTGTCGGCACTTACTAGTTTTAACGAGAGTGAATTTGAAATGGTTTATAACGATACGCTTGCTCGCTCAGTTAGAAAATTTAGCCGGATGAGCTTTAAGTCAGGGCTTGATGGAATGGTCTGCTCTGTTTTTGAAAGCAAGCTCATCAAAGATGTAACAAACGAGAAATTTATTACGCTTTGTCCTGGCGTTAGGCCTTTTGGCGAGAGCGCTGGAGATCAAAAAAGAGTAGCAAACTTAGTGAGTGCAAAGCAAGAGGGTAGCGACTTTATTGTCGTTGGCAGGCCGATCTATGAAAATGCAAATCCAAGAGAAATTTGTGAACGAATTTTGGAGCAAATTTAA
- a CDS encoding helix-hairpin-helix domain-containing protein, which yields MSDFKKIPYVGEATQADLLALGYTDIASLKGADPDEMFERTKALGRGSDRCILYVYRMVCYYANTSHPDKAKLKWWLWKD from the coding sequence TTGAGTGATTTTAAGAAAATCCCCTATGTCGGCGAAGCGACGCAGGCCGATCTGCTGGCACTCGGCTACACAGACATTGCTTCGTTAAAGGGCGCGGATCCGGACGAGATGTTTGAGCGCACAAAGGCGCTCGGACGCGGCAGTGATAGGTGTATCCTCTATGTTTACCGTATGGTTTGCTACTATGCAAATACGTCGCACCCAGACAAAGCCAAGCTAAAATGGTGGCTTTGGAAGGATTAA
- a CDS encoding tyrosine-type recombinase/integrase, with protein MTLNVKFKYYADLYLKLGKSEWKLSTYCKNKGIVKNRLNVFFDLDIYEIKPSVIRLWLNSIQDVSNKSKKHYLNSLSMILKLALEDEIIDKNPIIHIKSIVHKTPRIEPFTSQQVNDILRLSTRYNDRFQIFLYIGFFTGMRTGEILSLKMKDVDLENRVININSTRSRFGENTPKTIYSIRTIPILDNLYSKLKKYIENYQDNIYLLQTQYNEPYRDTGVFTSDFWKPILYELNLPYRRLYNMRHTYATSMLYGNYVTPVELSKLLGHSTPKMIYDVYVNYLNSNLKDFKRDISIY; from the coding sequence ATGACACTAAATGTTAAATTTAAATACTATGCCGATTTATATCTTAAGCTCGGTAAGTCTGAGTGGAAATTATCGACGTATTGCAAGAATAAAGGCATTGTAAAAAATAGGTTAAATGTTTTCTTTGATTTAGATATTTACGAAATAAAGCCTAGTGTTATTCGTTTATGGCTTAATTCTATACAAGACGTTTCTAATAAAAGTAAAAAACATTATTTGAACTCTTTATCAATGATCTTAAAGCTTGCTCTAGAAGATGAAATAATTGATAAAAATCCTATTATACATATTAAAAGCATAGTCCATAAAACACCAAGAATTGAGCCTTTTACTAGCCAGCAGGTAAATGATATTTTAAGATTATCTACTAGATATAACGATAGATTTCAAATTTTTTTATATATTGGTTTTTTTACTGGCATGCGGACTGGCGAGATATTATCCTTAAAGATGAAAGATGTTGATTTAGAAAATAGGGTTATAAATATTAATTCTACTCGCTCCAGGTTTGGCGAGAATACACCTAAAACAATTTATTCAATTAGAACTATACCTATCTTGGATAATTTGTATAGTAAGCTTAAAAAATATATTGAGAACTATCAAGACAATATTTATCTTTTACAAACGCAATATAATGAACCTTATAGAGATACTGGTGTTTTTACTTCTGATTTTTGGAAGCCTATATTATATGAATTAAATTTGCCATATAGGCGACTTTACAATATGCGTCATACTTATGCTACTTCTATGCTTTATGGTAACTATGTTACTCCAGTAGAGTTATCAAAGCTCTTGGGCCATTCCACTCCTAAAATGATTTACGATGTATATGTAAATTATCTTAATTCAAACTTAAAAGATTTTAAGCGAGATATTTCAATTTATTAA